In Papaver somniferum cultivar HN1 chromosome 1, ASM357369v1, whole genome shotgun sequence, a genomic segment contains:
- the LOC113328517 gene encoding equilibrative nucleotide transporter 3-like isoform X1, with protein MAGIMAKPEAKGRMMASIICWFLGIGCLLAWNSMLTIQDYYQYLFPNYHSARVLPIVYFPVVLTTTATLAYYEATLNTRKRIISGFLLLFMSNAAIIILDLATSGGGGLVRFIALCLIVVIVAIAEGTLEGGLFGDLSFMCPEFMQTFLSGMAASGLLTSSLRLITKAAFENTKSGLRNGAMVFLSIATSFMLLCVFLYAFVFAKLPIVKYYRSKAASEGSKTVAADLAAAGMEMQQIGITDEEGGHKQLERLSTKQLLAQNIDLTVAVILTYVLTLSIFPGFISEDTGKHSLGSWYAVVLITVFNLLDLIGRYIPVSETILSRKGLVVAAMCRYLLIPCFYFTARYGSQGWMIFLTGFLGLSNGYLTVCVFAVLPQGYKGPEKNALGNLFALFLLIGVTLGATLDWMWLIGKGW; from the exons ATGGCAGGAATAATGGCAAAGCCGGAGGCAAAAGGACGGATGATGGCAAGCATAATATGCTGGTTTCTAGGAATTGGGTGTCTTCTTGCTTGGAACAGTATGTTGACAATACAAGATTACTATCAATACTTGTTCCCG AATTATCATTCGGCGAGAGTGCTCCCAATTGTTTATTTTCCTGTTGTTTTGACAACCACTGCTACACTAGCATACTATGAAGCAACATTGAACACAAGAAAACGAATTATTTCTGGCTTTCTACTTCTCTTTATGAGTAACGCTGCAATTATCATT TTGGACTTAGCAACATCTGGAGGTGGTGGACTTGTGAGGTTCATCGCTCTCTGCTTAATTGTGGTGATTGTTGCAATTGCGGAGGGGACACTGGAAGGTGGGCTGTTTGGAGATCTTTCCTTCATGTGTCCTGAGTTCATGCAg ACTTTTTTGAGTGGGATGGCTGCCTCAGGGCTTCTAACGTCGTCTTTGAGGTTAATAACAAAAGCAGCCTTTGAAAATACCAAGAGTGGTCTTCGCAACGGGGCAA TGGTGTTCCTCTCAATTGCCACATCTTTTATGCTGTTATGTGTTTTCCTCTATGCATTTGTGTTCGCGAAACTACCAATTGTAAAGTACTATAGGTCCAAGGCTGCTTCAGAAGGGTCAAAAACAGTCGCAGCTGATTTGGCTGCAGCTGGCATGGAAATGCAGCAAATTGGAATA ACTGATGAGGAGGGTGGCCATAAACAACTGGAACGCCTGAGCACCAAACAGTTGCTAGCTCAGAACATTGACCTTACAGTGGCTGTAATTCTAACATATGTACTGACATTGTCGATTTTCCCCGGGTTCATATCTGAAGACACAGGGAAACACAGCTTGGGTTCCTG GTACGCTGTTGTTTTGATTACAGTGTTTAATCTTCTAGATCTCATTGGAAGATATATTCCAGTCTCAGAAACCATATTATCAAGAAAGGGCCTCGTGGTTGCAGCGATGTGTCGTTACTTACTCATCCCGTGCTTCTATTTTACGGCGAGATATGGAAGCCAAGGTTGGATGATATTTTTAACAGGGTTCTTAGGATTAAGTAACGGATATCTCACAGTTTGCGTCTTTGCAGTATTACCCCAGGGTTACAAG GGTCCAGAGAAAAATGCGTTGGGAAATCTGTTTGCGCTGTTCCTGCTTATAGGCGTTACTCTTGGTGCAACACTTGATTGGATGTGGCTCATTGGTAAAGGCTGgtga
- the LOC113328517 gene encoding equilibrative nucleotide transporter 3-like isoform X2 produces MAKPEAKGRMMASIICWFLGIGCLLAWNSMLTIQDYYQYLFPNYHSARVLPIVYFPVVLTTTATLAYYEATLNTRKRIISGFLLLFMSNAAIIILDLATSGGGGLVRFIALCLIVVIVAIAEGTLEGGLFGDLSFMCPEFMQTFLSGMAASGLLTSSLRLITKAAFENTKSGLRNGAMVFLSIATSFMLLCVFLYAFVFAKLPIVKYYRSKAASEGSKTVAADLAAAGMEMQQIGITDEEGGHKQLERLSTKQLLAQNIDLTVAVILTYVLTLSIFPGFISEDTGKHSLGSWYAVVLITVFNLLDLIGRYIPVSETILSRKGLVVAAMCRYLLIPCFYFTARYGSQGWMIFLTGFLGLSNGYLTVCVFAVLPQGYKGPEKNALGNLFALFLLIGVTLGATLDWMWLIGKGW; encoded by the exons ATGGCAAAGCCGGAGGCAAAAGGACGGATGATGGCAAGCATAATATGCTGGTTTCTAGGAATTGGGTGTCTTCTTGCTTGGAACAGTATGTTGACAATACAAGATTACTATCAATACTTGTTCCCG AATTATCATTCGGCGAGAGTGCTCCCAATTGTTTATTTTCCTGTTGTTTTGACAACCACTGCTACACTAGCATACTATGAAGCAACATTGAACACAAGAAAACGAATTATTTCTGGCTTTCTACTTCTCTTTATGAGTAACGCTGCAATTATCATT TTGGACTTAGCAACATCTGGAGGTGGTGGACTTGTGAGGTTCATCGCTCTCTGCTTAATTGTGGTGATTGTTGCAATTGCGGAGGGGACACTGGAAGGTGGGCTGTTTGGAGATCTTTCCTTCATGTGTCCTGAGTTCATGCAg ACTTTTTTGAGTGGGATGGCTGCCTCAGGGCTTCTAACGTCGTCTTTGAGGTTAATAACAAAAGCAGCCTTTGAAAATACCAAGAGTGGTCTTCGCAACGGGGCAA TGGTGTTCCTCTCAATTGCCACATCTTTTATGCTGTTATGTGTTTTCCTCTATGCATTTGTGTTCGCGAAACTACCAATTGTAAAGTACTATAGGTCCAAGGCTGCTTCAGAAGGGTCAAAAACAGTCGCAGCTGATTTGGCTGCAGCTGGCATGGAAATGCAGCAAATTGGAATA ACTGATGAGGAGGGTGGCCATAAACAACTGGAACGCCTGAGCACCAAACAGTTGCTAGCTCAGAACATTGACCTTACAGTGGCTGTAATTCTAACATATGTACTGACATTGTCGATTTTCCCCGGGTTCATATCTGAAGACACAGGGAAACACAGCTTGGGTTCCTG GTACGCTGTTGTTTTGATTACAGTGTTTAATCTTCTAGATCTCATTGGAAGATATATTCCAGTCTCAGAAACCATATTATCAAGAAAGGGCCTCGTGGTTGCAGCGATGTGTCGTTACTTACTCATCCCGTGCTTCTATTTTACGGCGAGATATGGAAGCCAAGGTTGGATGATATTTTTAACAGGGTTCTTAGGATTAAGTAACGGATATCTCACAGTTTGCGTCTTTGCAGTATTACCCCAGGGTTACAAG GGTCCAGAGAAAAATGCGTTGGGAAATCTGTTTGCGCTGTTCCTGCTTATAGGCGTTACTCTTGGTGCAACACTTGATTGGATGTGGCTCATTGGTAAAGGCTGgtga